The window GCATACGCGGGCCTTTTGCTGTCCGGAGCTGAGTGTTCAGCCTTGCTGATACGCTTTAGCGACTTCTTCAGCGATGATTGCAATGCCTTGCTGCATCGCGTCATCACTTTGCACGTAGTTCATACGCAGGCACTGATGCGCATGATCCCAGTCTTCTTTCTGGCCGATAAAGAAATACTCACCCGGAACAATCAATACCCCGCGCGCTTTCAGACGGCGGTACAGCTCCATAGTGGTGATCGGCAGTTCATCAAACCACAGCCACAGGAAAATCGCGCCTTCTGGTTTATGAATACGGAAACGCGGATCCGGCATGGCCTGTTGCAACAGTTCAACCGCACGTTGTGATTTCTGGCGGTAGAACGGCTTAATCACATCCTGGCTGACGCGCAGCAAATCGCCTTTTTCTATCATGCGGTGCGCCAGGGCCGGGCCGATACTGCCTGGTGCCAGGCTGATGATGCCATTCATGTTGGCCAGGGCTTTAGTCACTTCCTCGCTGGCAATAATAATCCCGCAGCGAACCCCCGGCAGGCCGAGTTTCGACAGGCTCATGCACAGAATGGTGTTGTCGTTCCAGAACGGTTCCACATCTTCAAAAATGATATTCGGGAACGGCAGGCCGTAAGCATTATCGATAATCAGCGGGATGTTGTTGGCGCGTGCCAGCTGATCCAGTTTATGCACTTCTTCATCGGTCAGGACATTGCCGGTCGGGTTGGTCGGGCGCGAGGCACAGATAGCGGCGACCGACTCATCCACCTTCAGTTGCTCAAAGTCGACGTGATATTTGAACAGGCCGTTATCAAGCAGTTCTATTTCCGGATGGTAGGACACGAAGATGTCTTCATCGATCCCCGCATCGCCATAACCGATGTATTCTGGTGCCAGCGGCAGCAGAATCTTCTTATGGCTGCCATCGGGTTGTTTGCCGGCCAGCAGGTTGAACAGATAGAAAAAGCCGCTCTGACTGCCGTTGGTCAGACTGATGTTTTTCTCGCTGATGTCCCAGCCGTAAGTGTCATGCAGCAGTTTGGCCAGCGCCTTAATGAAGACGTCTTTGCCCTGCGGACCGTCATAGTTGGTCATGGCGGCGATCAGCGAGCCGTCTTCGAGCATTTCCTGGCTGGCGAGTTTGAAGTAATCGAGCATTTCCGGGATGGCAGCCGGGTTACCGCCACCAAGCATGATCGCGCCTGGCGTGCGCAGACCATCGTTTAAATCGTCCATTAACTGGGTAATACCGGAGTACCGGTTAAATTTTTCGCCAAAAGTTGAAAACTGCATTGCTCGACTACCTGATGAGTTGTGTTTGTATATCTTAGTTTAGCGGGAAGAATATCCGCCATTTAGCTTGATTCTTGAACATACCGCAATGCATTTGGCAGGCAAAGTACTATTTTGTTTTAGATCAAAAAACAAGGCCAACTCCGAGGAGTTGGCCTTGTGATAAGGGGATAATAACGCTGAACTTATTTCTGCAGCAGTGAGATGTCCGCCACTTGCAGGAACAGGTTACGCAGGTTATTAAGCAGGGTGAGGCGGTTTTTCTTCAGCGCTTCATCGTCTGCCATTACCATCACGTTATCAAAGAACGCATCGACCGGCTCACGCAGTTCAGCCAGCTGGCTCAGCGCCTGCTGGTAGTTACCGGTCGCAAACGCCGGCTCCAGTGCTTCGGTCATGACTTCAACACTTTGCGCCAGAGTCTTCTCAGCGTCTTCCTGCAGCAGAGCCAGATCAATCTCTTGCGCCAGTTCACCGTCGAACTTAGCCAGAATATTACCTACTCGTTTGTTTGCTGCAGCCAGTGATTCTGCGGCTTCCAGGGCACGGAAGTGCGAGACCGCTTTCACGCGCTGGTCGAAATCAGCCGGTTTGGTCGGGTTACGCGCCAATACTGCCTGGATGATGTCGACACTAAAGCCTTCGTCCTGGTACCAGGCACGGAAACGGCCAAGCATGAATTCAATCACGTCCTGTTCAACGTTGGCGTTGGTCAGGCGGTCAGCGAACAGAGATTTCGCTTTTGCTACCAGGTCAACCAGATCCAGGTTGTAGCCGTATTCAACGATGATACGCAGTACACCCAGAGAAGCACGACGCAGAGCGAACGGGTCGCTGCCTTTAGGTGCCTGACCGATACCGAAGATACCGACAATGGTATCCAGCTTGTCAGCCATGGCCAGCGCAGAAGAGACACCGTTGCCTGGCAGATCATCACCGGCGAAACGCGGCATGTACTGCTCATTCAGGGCAACAGCCACTTCTTCGGCTTCACCGT is drawn from Vibrio sp. CDRSL-10 TSBA and contains these coding sequences:
- a CDS encoding valine--pyruvate transaminase encodes the protein MQFSTFGEKFNRYSGITQLMDDLNDGLRTPGAIMLGGGNPAAIPEMLDYFKLASQEMLEDGSLIAAMTNYDGPQGKDVFIKALAKLLHDTYGWDISEKNISLTNGSQSGFFYLFNLLAGKQPDGSHKKILLPLAPEYIGYGDAGIDEDIFVSYHPEIELLDNGLFKYHVDFEQLKVDESVAAICASRPTNPTGNVLTDEEVHKLDQLARANNIPLIIDNAYGLPFPNIIFEDVEPFWNDNTILCMSLSKLGLPGVRCGIIIASEEVTKALANMNGIISLAPGSIGPALAHRMIEKGDLLRVSQDVIKPFYRQKSQRAVELLQQAMPDPRFRIHKPEGAIFLWLWFDELPITTMELYRRLKARGVLIVPGEYFFIGQKEDWDHAHQCLRMNYVQSDDAMQQGIAIIAEEVAKAYQQG